The following coding sequences lie in one Musa acuminata AAA Group cultivar baxijiao chromosome BXJ1-8, Cavendish_Baxijiao_AAA, whole genome shotgun sequence genomic window:
- the LOC135587299 gene encoding polyphenol oxidase, chloroplastic-like gives MSLLLNSSFTGASSACLLQRERSRRRRLHVPGVTCRQGSNGDRSDAARQQQSPPLLDRRDMLLGLGGLYGVTAGPKVLAAPIMPPDLSKCYPATAPALDNKCCPPYDPGETISEYSFPATPLRVRRPAHIVKDDQEYMDKYKEAVRRMKNLPADHPWNYYQQANIHCQYCNYAYHQQNTDDVPIQVHFSWIFLPWHRYYLHFYERILGKLIDDDTFTIPFWNWDTKDGMTFPAIFQDAASPLYDPRRDQRHVKDGKILDLKYAYTENTASDSEIIRENLCFIQKTFKHSLSLAELFMGDPVRAGEKEIQEANGQMEVIHNAAHMWVGEPDGYKENMGDFSTAARDSVFFCHHCNVDRMWDIYRNLRGNRVEFEDKDWLDSTFLFHDENEQLVKVKMSDCLNPTKLRYTFEQVPLPWLGKINCQKTAETKSKATTELSLTRVNEFGTTAQALDASNPLRVIVARPKKNRKKKEKQEKVEVIQIKDIQVTTNETARFDVYVAVPYGDLAGPDYGEFAGSYVRLAHRMKGSEGTEVQGPKKKGKLKLGITPLLEDIDAEDADKLVVTLVLRTGSVTVGGVSINLLQTDSTAAI, from the exons ATGTCCCTGCTGTTGAACTCTAGCTTCACCGGTGCTTCCTCTGCATGCCTTCTCCAACGGGAAAggtcccgccgccgccgcctccacgtCCCTGGCGTGACTTGTCGCCAGGGCAGTAATGGTGACCGCAGCGATGCCGCCCGCCAGCAGCAGTCGCCGCCGCTGCTGGATCGGCGCGACATGCTGTTGGGTTTAGGAGGGCTTTACGGCGTGACCGCAGGACCCAAGGTTCTGGCGGCGCCGATAATGCCGCCGGATCTGTCCAAGTGCTACCCTGCCACCGCACCTGCCCTCGACAACAAATGCTGCCCGCCTTACGACCCCGGCGAGACGATCTCGGAGTACAGCTTCCCTGCTACGCCCCTCCGGGTGCGGCGGCCGGCCCATATCGTGAAGGACGATCAGGAGTATATGGACAAGTACAAGGAGGCAGTGAGGAGGATGAAGAATCTGCCGGCAGACCACCCTTGGAACTACTACCAGCAGGCGAACATCCACTGCCAGTATTGCAACTACGCCTACCACCAGCAAAATACCGACGACGTGCCCATCCAGGTCCACTTCAGCTGGATCTTCCTCCCATGGCACCGCTACTACCTCCACTTCTACGAAAGGATCCTCGGCAAGCTCATCGACGACGACACCTTCACCATCCCATTCTGGAACTGGGACACCAAGGACGGCATGACGTTCCCCGCCATCTTCCAGGATGCGGCATCCCCGCTGTACGACCCGAGACGCGACCAACGCCACGTCAAGGACGGCAAGATCCTCGACCTCAAGTACGCCTACACCGAAAACACTGCATCCGACAGCGAGATCATACGGGAGAACCTCTGCTTCATACAGAAGACGTTCAAGCACAGCCTGTCGCTGGCGGAACTGTTCATGGGGGATCCCGTGCGCGCGGGGGAGAAGGAGATCCAGGAGGCTAATGGGCAGATGGAAGTCATCCACAATGCGGCGCACATGTGGGTCGGAGAGCCGGACGGATACAAGGAAAACATGGGggacttctccaccgccgcccgcgatTCTGTTTTCTTCTGCCACCATTGCAATGTCGACCGCATGTGGGACATCTACCGCAACCTCCGCGGCAACCGCGTCGAGTTCGAAGACAAAGACTGGTTGGACAGCACCTTCCTCTTCCACGACGAGAACGAACAGCTCGTCAAAGTCAAG ATGAGCGACTGCCTCAACCCGACCAAGCTTCGGTACACGTTCGAGCAAGTTCCCCTCCCATGGCTGGGCAAAATCAATTGCCAGAAGACGGCAGAGACGAAGTCCAAGGCCACGACGGAGCTGTCGCTGACGCGCGTGAACGAATTCGGGACGACGGCCCAGGCACTCGACGCGAGCAACCCGCTGCGGGTGATCGTGGCAAGGCCGAAGAAGAACcgcaagaagaaggagaagcaagAGAAGGTGGAGGTGATTCAGATCAAGGATATTCAGGTGACCACCAACGAGACAGCTCGCTTCGACGTCTACGTCGCGGTTCCTTACGGTGACCTCGCCGGACCCGACTACGGCGAGTTCGCTGGCAGCTACGTGAGGCTGGCGCATAGGATGAAGGGAAGCGAGGGGACCGAAGTGCAGGGCCCCAAGAAGAAGGGAAAGCTCAAGCTAGGTATTACGCCACTGCTCGAGGACATCGATGCTGAGGACGCCGACAAGTTGGTGGTCACCCTGGTTCTCCGCACCGGGAGCGTCACCGTGGGCGGAGTTTCCATCAATCTCCTGCAGACAGATTCTACCGCCGCCATCTAA